From Nicotiana tabacum cultivar K326 chromosome 15, ASM71507v2, whole genome shotgun sequence, the proteins below share one genomic window:
- the LOC107800341 gene encoding zinc finger A20 and AN1 domain-containing stress-associated protein 8-like, with amino-acid sequence MESSKETGCQAPEGPILCINNCGFFGSAATMNMCSKCHKDMVLKQEQAKFAATSIENIVNGSSSSNDKEPIVTGSINVQPGSAELKVISTEASSDLSSGQSSEVKPKVGPTRCTTCRKRVGLTGFNCKCGNHFCAAHRYSDKHDCPFDYKNAGRDAIAKANPVVVAEKLNKI; translated from the coding sequence ATGGAATCTTCCAAGGAGACAGGCTGCCAAGCTCCAGAAGGCCCCATCCTTTGCATCAACAACTGTGGGTTCTTTGGTAGTGCAGCCACCATGAATATGTGCTCCAAGTGTCACAAGGACATGGTACTGAAGCAGGAACAAGCTAAATTTGCAGCTACATCAATCGAAAACATTGTAAATGGAAGCTCAAGCAGTAATGACAAAGAGCCTATTGTCACTGGTTCAATCAATGTGCAACCGGGATCAGCAGAATTAAAGGTTATCTCTACAGAAGCATCTTCTGATTTATCCTCAGGCCAGAGTTCAGAGGTGAAGCCAAAAGTGGGCCCAACTAGGTGCACTACTTGCCGCAAGCGTGTGGGCTTAACAGGGTTCAATTGCAAGTGTGGAAATCATTTCTGTGCAGCTCACCGTTATTCAGACAAGCACGACTGCCCATTTGATTATAAGAATGCTGGTCGGGATGCTATTGCTAAAGCAAATCCTGTTGTTGTAGCAGAAAAGCTAAACAAGATCTAG